A single genomic interval of Flavobacteriales bacterium harbors:
- a CDS encoding VCBS repeat-containing protein has translation MHVHHRSLCALVALSAFTLVHAQFGPVNLLFESEAKYPSRVLAGDVDGDGDLDPVTYNSGTGSIYTYTLRWFENLGGGAFGPMRIMFTGSISGSAVTMLRDIDADGFADLVVDNTWYRNDGTGAVTLMGAYCPTGTPARLLEDLDGDGDVDDVIRQANSVDLLINQGGGTFTVGASLGAPGITTSLAVAHADLDGDGEKDLLIGGTNAQQGWYKGLGGGAFGPQQAINPLAQPSTPVCGDVDADGDNDLIAFGLPGGTVWFANDGGGTFTVGDTIPSGMPEALGDFDGDGDVDLTMDSGTSCDVRLLRNDGGSVWTTTNVEQVSGYNLVGTSYHGADLNGDGLVDLLQCSGMDLAGWYPNTGAGSFAPRERFCQTMAAAFDLSAGDIDLDGDQDLVTASYTGDWICWYANNGDGTFNGQQVVTEHANQVSASRLADLDADGLLDIVSNKADRAILWNVAGGSSWTPDTLPGLGVSRAEVDLDGDLDLDLIGSGRWYENDGNGEFAMQMEPAFVAGTVRAGDMNGDGMMDLVFGGTVVLNTGSGTFVTVPGGPSLGVFDVGDLDGDGDVDAVNYTSTLLTAYLNDGTGALIAAGTQATPAGVPRTLMLRDVNGDGFLDAVWALSNGYTHQTYYTLNLGNGQLGPNALIDPTAESAAAMVYEDLNNDAVPDLVTARFRSISWQENLFFNAFRLRGSVFIDYDLNATFDPTDHTVPYRLVRTDANDVLVWTNSDGAYDLPADTGTWKVWHSPPSIYQVTNDPDTLQATLTAQQPIATGLDIGLAPAIGDTLPFATLTQSGVFRCDDQVTLWLTLRNNGTFIPEGILIDFELAPDMTLDGTFPAPDSIVGQHLYWSVDSLGWFQEFQASIALTVGPVGSTAGFGYTITAANLPILFEQPPFLFTVSCAYDPNDKLVTPQGFGSAGAVPIDQEWLEYTVRFQNTGTDTAFTVQLLDTLDADLDPLTMEVLAASHDLTQIQVDAQRVALFRFERILLPDSNVNEAASHGFVKYRIKPNAGSPHLTAITNSAAIYFDLNPPVITNTVLNTLVDCSLHEALISSPSPDVLEAGAGIQYQWFLNGQQLPGDTLPQLMPSLSGDYTVQVTSAYGCVALSAPYTYIFTAIGSQDAPALRVQPNPMNGTAVIHLAEALANGDRLELVDVSGRVLRSLRPSGRSVVLHRDGLAAGAYTVRVLRGAAVIGAVRVVVE, from the coding sequence ATGCACGTTCACCACCGGAGCCTCTGCGCGCTCGTTGCGCTTTCCGCGTTCACCCTCGTCCATGCCCAGTTCGGGCCGGTGAACCTGTTGTTCGAAAGCGAGGCCAAGTACCCCTCACGCGTTCTAGCAGGCGATGTGGACGGCGATGGTGATCTGGACCCAGTGACCTACAACTCCGGGACGGGCAGCATCTATACCTACACCCTGCGCTGGTTCGAGAACCTGGGTGGAGGCGCCTTCGGACCCATGCGGATCATGTTCACCGGAAGCATCAGCGGTAGCGCCGTGACGATGCTTCGCGACATCGATGCCGACGGCTTCGCGGACCTGGTGGTGGACAACACCTGGTACCGCAACGACGGCACCGGCGCGGTGACCCTGATGGGGGCCTACTGCCCAACGGGCACCCCGGCGCGCCTGCTCGAGGATCTGGACGGGGACGGGGATGTGGACGACGTGATCCGGCAGGCCAACAGCGTGGACCTGCTCATCAATCAAGGTGGTGGCACCTTCACCGTGGGTGCATCGTTGGGCGCTCCCGGCATCACCACCAGCCTGGCCGTGGCTCACGCCGATCTGGACGGGGATGGGGAGAAGGACCTGCTCATCGGCGGCACCAACGCGCAGCAGGGCTGGTACAAGGGCCTGGGAGGTGGAGCCTTCGGCCCGCAGCAAGCCATCAACCCGCTGGCGCAGCCCAGCACACCGGTGTGCGGTGACGTGGATGCCGATGGCGACAACGACCTCATCGCCTTCGGGTTGCCGGGCGGCACCGTGTGGTTCGCCAATGACGGCGGCGGCACCTTCACCGTCGGTGACACCATCCCCAGCGGCATGCCCGAGGCCTTGGGCGACTTCGACGGCGATGGCGATGTGGACCTCACCATGGACAGCGGCACCAGCTGCGATGTGCGCCTGCTGCGCAACGATGGCGGCAGCGTGTGGACCACCACCAACGTGGAGCAGGTGAGCGGCTACAACTTGGTGGGCACCAGCTACCACGGCGCCGACCTCAACGGCGATGGCCTGGTGGACCTGCTGCAATGCAGCGGCATGGACCTGGCCGGCTGGTACCCGAACACCGGTGCGGGCAGCTTCGCCCCGCGTGAGCGCTTCTGCCAGACCATGGCGGCCGCGTTCGACCTGAGCGCAGGCGACATCGATCTGGATGGCGACCAGGACCTGGTGACCGCGAGCTACACCGGCGACTGGATCTGCTGGTATGCCAACAACGGCGACGGCACCTTCAACGGGCAGCAGGTGGTGACCGAGCACGCCAACCAGGTGTCCGCGAGCCGCCTGGCCGACCTGGATGCCGATGGCCTGCTGGACATCGTGAGCAACAAGGCCGACCGGGCCATCCTGTGGAACGTGGCCGGCGGCAGCTCCTGGACCCCGGACACCCTGCCCGGCCTGGGCGTGAGCCGCGCCGAGGTGGACCTGGACGGAGACCTCGACCTCGATCTCATCGGCAGTGGGCGCTGGTATGAGAACGACGGCAACGGCGAGTTCGCCATGCAGATGGAGCCGGCCTTCGTAGCGGGCACCGTGCGCGCCGGCGACATGAACGGCGACGGGATGATGGACCTGGTGTTCGGCGGCACCGTGGTGCTCAACACCGGCAGCGGCACCTTCGTCACCGTGCCCGGTGGCCCGTCCCTCGGCGTGTTCGATGTGGGCGACCTCGACGGTGACGGCGATGTGGACGCCGTGAACTACACCAGCACCCTGCTCACGGCCTACCTGAACGATGGCACCGGCGCGCTCATCGCGGCCGGCACCCAAGCCACACCGGCGGGGGTGCCCCGCACGTTGATGCTCCGCGACGTGAACGGCGATGGCTTCCTGGACGCGGTGTGGGCCCTGAGCAACGGCTACACACACCAGACCTACTACACCCTGAACCTCGGCAACGGCCAGCTGGGCCCCAACGCGCTGATCGACCCCACCGCGGAGAGCGCGGCCGCCATGGTGTACGAGGACCTCAACAACGACGCCGTGCCCGACCTGGTGACGGCCCGCTTCCGCAGCATCAGCTGGCAGGAGAACCTCTTCTTCAACGCCTTCCGCCTGCGCGGATCGGTGTTCATCGACTACGACCTGAACGCCACGTTCGACCCCACCGACCACACGGTGCCCTACCGGCTGGTGCGCACCGACGCGAACGATGTCCTTGTGTGGACCAATAGCGACGGCGCCTACGACCTCCCTGCGGACACCGGCACCTGGAAGGTGTGGCACAGCCCGCCGTCCATCTATCAGGTCACCAACGACCCCGACACGCTTCAGGCCACCCTCACAGCCCAGCAACCCATCGCCACAGGCCTGGATATCGGTTTGGCGCCCGCCATCGGGGACACCCTGCCCTTCGCCACCCTCACGCAGTCCGGCGTGTTCCGCTGCGACGACCAGGTGACCCTGTGGCTGACCCTGCGGAACAACGGCACCTTCATCCCCGAAGGGATCCTCATCGACTTCGAGCTGGCCCCGGACATGACGCTGGACGGCACCTTCCCCGCTCCTGACTCCATCGTGGGCCAACACCTCTACTGGAGCGTGGACAGCCTGGGCTGGTTCCAGGAGTTCCAAGCATCGATCGCGCTCACCGTGGGCCCGGTGGGCTCAACGGCAGGCTTCGGGTACACCATCACGGCAGCCAACCTGCCCATTCTCTTCGAGCAGCCTCCGTTCCTCTTCACGGTCTCGTGCGCCTACGATCCCAACGACAAGCTGGTGACGCCCCAGGGCTTCGGGTCGGCCGGCGCGGTGCCCATCGACCAGGAGTGGCTGGAGTACACCGTGCGCTTCCAGAACACCGGGACGGACACCGCCTTCACCGTGCAGCTGCTGGACACCTTGGACGCCGATCTCGATCCGCTCACCATGGAGGTGCTGGCCGCTTCGCATGACCTCACGCAGATCCAGGTGGACGCGCAGCGCGTGGCCCTGTTCCGCTTCGAGCGCATCCTGCTGCCGGACAGCAACGTGAACGAGGCCGCCAGCCACGGCTTCGTCAAGTACCGCATCAAGCCGAACGCCGGATCACCGCACCTCACCGCCATCACCAACAGCGCCGCCATCTACTTCGACCTCAATCCGCCGGTGATCACCAACACGGTGCTGAACACCCTGGTGGACTGCAGCCTGCATGAGGCCTTGATCAGCTCCCCGTCGCCGGACGTCCTGGAGGCCGGCGCAGGGATCCAGTACCAGTGGTTCCTGAACGGGCAGCAGCTGCCCGGCGACACGCTGCCGCAACTGATGCCCTCCTTGAGCGGTGACTACACCGTGCAGGTGACCAGCGCCTACGGATGCGTTGCGCTGAGCGCCCCCTACACCTACATCTTCACCGCGATCGGCAGCCAGGACGCGCCGGCCCTGCGTGTGCAGCCGAATCCGATGAACGGAACGGCCGTGATCCATCTCGCCGAAGCCCTTGCCAACGGGGATCGCCTCGAGCTGGTGGACGTGAGCGGACGGGTCCTGCGCAGCCTGCGGCCCAGCGGGCGGTCCGTGGTGCTGCATCGTGACGGCCTGGCCGCCGGGGCGTACACCGTGCGGGTGCTGCGCGGCGCGGCGGTGATCGGCGCGGTGCGGGTGGTGGTGGAGTAG
- a CDS encoding acyl-CoA carboxylase subunit beta, giving the protein MNDAFKTLADRTEQALQGGGADRIAAQHKKGKLTARERVDMLLDEGSFQEIGQLVTHRSTNFGLDRQVFLGDGVVTGYGTIDGRLVYVFSQDFTVLGGSLAEAHAEKICRIMDLAMQNGAPVIGLNDSGGARIQEGVVSLGGYADIFYRNVRSSGVVPQISAIMGPCAGGAVYSPALTDFVMMVEGTSYMFVTGPNVVKTVTHETVTAEELGGAATHASKSGVAHFTASNELEALQALRRLVSFIPGNCEEEPPALPYTAGDERRPELDTIIPANPNQPYDIRQVMNAVIDPDSSMEVHADFARNMVIGFARVEGRTVGCVANQPAVLAGVLDIDASIKAARFVRFCDAFNIPLLVFVDVPGFLPGTDQEWRGIIDHGAKLLYAFSEATVPRITVITRKAYGGAYDVMNSKHIGCDMNYAWPSAEIAVMGAKGAAEIIFKNEIAKAADPQARWQEKEAEYKEQFANPYEAAARGYVDEVIRPSETRIKVMHALRMLRNKVDKLPRKKHGNIPL; this is encoded by the coding sequence ATGAACGACGCCTTCAAGACCCTCGCCGACCGCACCGAACAGGCCCTGCAAGGGGGTGGTGCCGACCGCATCGCCGCCCAGCACAAGAAGGGCAAGCTCACCGCCCGCGAGCGGGTGGACATGTTGCTGGACGAGGGCAGCTTCCAGGAGATCGGCCAACTGGTGACCCACCGCAGCACCAACTTCGGGCTGGACCGTCAGGTGTTCCTGGGCGATGGGGTGGTCACCGGTTACGGCACCATCGATGGCCGCCTGGTGTACGTGTTCAGCCAGGACTTCACCGTCCTGGGCGGCTCGCTGGCCGAGGCGCACGCCGAGAAGATCTGCCGCATCATGGACCTGGCCATGCAGAACGGGGCACCGGTCATCGGCCTCAACGACAGCGGGGGTGCGCGCATCCAGGAGGGGGTGGTGAGCCTCGGCGGCTACGCGGACATCTTCTACCGCAACGTGCGCAGCAGCGGGGTGGTGCCGCAGATCAGCGCCATCATGGGCCCCTGCGCCGGCGGTGCGGTGTACAGCCCGGCGCTCACCGACTTCGTGATGATGGTGGAGGGCACCAGCTACATGTTCGTCACCGGGCCCAACGTGGTGAAGACCGTGACGCATGAGACGGTGACCGCCGAGGAGCTGGGCGGCGCCGCCACGCACGCCAGCAAGAGCGGGGTGGCGCACTTCACCGCGTCCAACGAGCTGGAGGCGCTGCAGGCCCTGCGCCGCCTGGTGTCCTTCATCCCCGGCAATTGCGAGGAGGAACCGCCCGCGCTCCCCTACACCGCCGGCGACGAACGTCGGCCCGAGCTCGACACCATCATCCCCGCCAACCCCAACCAGCCGTACGACATCCGGCAGGTGATGAACGCGGTGATCGATCCCGACAGCAGCATGGAGGTGCACGCCGACTTCGCCCGCAACATGGTGATCGGCTTCGCCCGTGTGGAGGGCCGCACCGTGGGCTGTGTGGCCAACCAGCCGGCCGTGCTCGCCGGGGTGCTGGACATCGACGCCAGCATCAAGGCCGCGCGCTTCGTGCGCTTCTGCGACGCCTTCAACATCCCGCTGCTGGTCTTCGTGGACGTGCCCGGCTTCCTGCCCGGCACCGACCAGGAATGGCGTGGCATCATCGACCACGGCGCCAAGCTGCTGTACGCCTTCAGCGAGGCCACCGTGCCCCGCATCACCGTCATCACGCGCAAGGCCTACGGCGGCGCCTACGACGTGATGAACAGCAAGCACATCGGCTGCGACATGAACTACGCCTGGCCCAGTGCGGAGATCGCGGTGATGGGGGCCAAGGGCGCCGCCGAGATCATCTTCAAGAACGAGATCGCGAAGGCGGCCGATCCGCAGGCCAGGTGGCAGGAGAAGGAGGCCGAGTACAAGGAGCAGTTCGCCAATCCGTACGAGGCGGCCGCACGCGGCTACGTGGACGAGGTGATCCGCCCCAGCGAGACACGCATCAAGGTGATGCACGCCCTGCGGATGCTGCGCAACAAGGTGGACAAGCTGCCGCGCAAAAAGCACGGGAACATCCCGCTCTAG
- a CDS encoding HAMP domain-containing protein, whose amino-acid sequence MALRFADLPVRTKLLITLAIPMVGLVLLIGKQVDGSLKRRDVLRYINLQTRNIGRLSGLLHELQEENAATLAYLSGVQDNQARLSLQYVRTNAAADALNDPELVLGQDIEGASVLAGLGLLRQRAQERRIGSSDVDMAYRAMRATLLNDLSRVAKLALDPETKDRLYSHLSLLNAIDALAGVRTTLDQGFTRGWLPVAELGELSDAMARYATNLYLFERDAPGEVLAAYQQEFQGPEVNFVRTIMGTVQEKRALEGLNVDPAEWRLSSDRTLALLNGLADRSIDRIVESTDANRRDAEQRLLLVLVALVGVLSAVIFMAWVILRGMRRTVSEVTHAAGALAEGDIRVKVPVTSNDEFGNMARSFNRMIENVRALSASAEAIGKGNYDTPVPVRGAGDVLGMALSRMKENLRAARDLDAEQKKALEEEKTKLQQANARINVLIKEIHHRVKNNLQVVASLLRLQRATVDDERLQHVFDQSQSRVASMALIHEKLYRGDELVHLDLALYIQELFAELVQLNNVRDTIRYSAEVDPGITFDLTTMVPLGLVLNELITNSFKHAFKDRPSGRITLTVKRVDEQAFDLIYADDGVGIPPHKISSDGTTLGVSLIESLVEQMNGLLTVESGAEGTRYHIRFRPR is encoded by the coding sequence ATGGCGCTGCGCTTCGCGGACCTGCCGGTGCGCACCAAGCTGCTCATCACCCTGGCCATCCCCATGGTGGGGTTGGTGCTGCTGATCGGCAAGCAGGTGGACGGCAGCCTCAAGCGGCGCGATGTGCTGCGCTACATCAACCTGCAGACCCGGAACATCGGCCGCCTGAGCGGACTGCTGCATGAGCTCCAGGAGGAGAACGCCGCCACGCTGGCCTACCTCTCCGGCGTGCAGGACAACCAGGCCCGGCTCTCCCTGCAGTACGTGCGCACCAATGCCGCGGCCGATGCCCTCAACGACCCCGAGCTGGTGCTGGGCCAGGACATCGAGGGGGCCTCGGTGCTCGCCGGCCTCGGCCTGCTGCGCCAGCGGGCCCAGGAGCGCCGCATCGGCAGCAGCGATGTGGACATGGCCTACCGCGCCATGCGCGCCACGCTGCTCAACGACCTGAGCCGGGTGGCCAAGCTGGCCCTGGACCCCGAGACCAAGGACCGCCTGTACTCGCACCTCAGCCTGCTCAACGCCATCGATGCCCTGGCCGGCGTGCGCACCACGCTGGACCAGGGCTTCACCAGGGGCTGGCTGCCGGTGGCCGAGCTGGGCGAGCTCAGCGATGCCATGGCCCGGTACGCCACCAACCTCTACCTGTTCGAACGCGACGCGCCCGGCGAGGTGCTGGCGGCCTACCAGCAGGAGTTCCAGGGGCCTGAGGTGAACTTCGTGCGCACCATCATGGGCACCGTGCAGGAGAAGCGGGCCCTGGAGGGGCTCAACGTGGACCCCGCCGAGTGGCGCCTCAGCAGCGACCGCACCCTCGCCCTGCTCAATGGGCTGGCCGACCGGTCCATCGACCGCATCGTGGAATCCACCGACGCCAACCGGCGTGATGCCGAACAGCGGCTGCTCCTCGTGCTGGTGGCCCTTGTGGGCGTGCTTTCCGCGGTGATCTTCATGGCCTGGGTGATCCTGCGCGGCATGCGCCGCACCGTGAGCGAGGTGACGCACGCCGCCGGCGCCCTCGCCGAGGGCGATATCCGCGTGAAGGTGCCGGTGACCAGCAATGACGAGTTCGGCAACATGGCCCGCAGCTTCAACCGCATGATCGAGAACGTGCGCGCCCTGAGCGCCAGCGCCGAGGCCATCGGCAAGGGCAACTACGACACCCCCGTGCCCGTGCGCGGCGCCGGGGACGTGCTGGGCATGGCCCTCAGCCGGATGAAGGAGAACCTGCGCGCCGCCCGCGACCTGGACGCCGAGCAGAAGAAGGCCCTCGAGGAGGAGAAGACCAAGCTCCAGCAGGCCAACGCCCGCATCAACGTGCTCATCAAGGAGATCCACCACCGGGTGAAGAACAACCTGCAGGTGGTGGCCAGCCTGCTGCGCCTGCAGCGGGCCACGGTGGACGATGAGCGGCTCCAGCATGTGTTCGACCAGAGCCAGAGCCGCGTGGCCTCCATGGCCCTCATCCACGAGAAGCTCTACCGCGGCGATGAACTGGTGCACCTGGACCTGGCCCTGTACATCCAGGAGCTCTTCGCCGAACTGGTGCAGTTGAACAACGTGCGCGACACCATCCGCTACAGCGCGGAGGTGGACCCCGGCATCACCTTCGACCTCACCACCATGGTACCCCTGGGACTGGTGCTCAACGAGCTCATCACCAACTCCTTCAAGCACGCCTTCAAGGACCGGCCCTCCGGGCGCATCACCCTCACGGTGAAGCGCGTGGATGAGCAGGCCTTCGACCTCATCTACGCGGACGACGGGGTGGGCATCCCCCCGCACAAGATCAGCAGCGACGGCACCACCCTGGGGGTGAGCCTGATCGAGAGCCTGGTGGAACAGATGAACGGGCTGCTCACCGTGGAGAGCGGAGCCGAAGGCACCCGCTACCACATCCGCTTCCGGCCGCGCTAG
- a CDS encoding sulfite exporter TauE/SafE family protein: MLPLVALAASLLTFVSGFGLGTMLLPAFALFLPLPQAVALTAVVHLLNNAFKFALLRTHVHRPTLLAFGLPAIAGAFLGAWMLGRLGGLEPLYHGTRHAVGPLQVTIALLMALFALLELSPALKSLRFDARWRTVGGLVSGLFGGLSGHQGALRSMFLVHGGLSKEGYVATGTAIGLLVDLARIPVYLTALDIAALGMHAGLLAVCVLAAFAGAWWGRKLLPSLTYRGVQLAVAVLLLGIAAGLLAGVI, encoded by the coding sequence CTGCTGCCCCTGGTGGCCCTGGCGGCCTCGCTCCTCACCTTCGTGAGCGGCTTCGGCCTGGGCACGATGCTGCTGCCGGCCTTCGCGCTCTTCCTGCCCCTGCCACAGGCCGTGGCCCTCACCGCGGTGGTCCATCTGCTGAACAACGCCTTCAAGTTCGCGCTGTTGCGCACCCATGTGCACCGGCCCACCCTGCTGGCCTTCGGTCTGCCGGCCATCGCCGGCGCCTTCCTGGGGGCCTGGATGCTGGGTAGGCTTGGCGGCTTGGAACCGCTGTACCATGGCACCCGCCACGCGGTGGGGCCCCTGCAGGTCACCATCGCCCTGCTGATGGCGCTCTTCGCCCTGCTGGAGCTATCGCCTGCGCTCAAGAGCCTGCGCTTCGATGCGCGCTGGCGCACCGTGGGCGGGCTGGTCAGTGGCCTCTTCGGCGGGCTCAGCGGCCACCAGGGCGCCCTGCGCAGCATGTTCCTGGTGCATGGCGGCCTCAGCAAGGAAGGCTACGTGGCCACCGGCACGGCCATCGGGCTGCTGGTGGACCTGGCGCGCATCCCGGTGTACCTCACGGCGCTGGACATCGCGGCGCTGGGCATGCATGCGGGCCTGCTTGCGGTGTGCGTGCTGGCCGCCTTCGCCGGCGCGTGGTGGGGGCGCAAGCTGCTGCCCTCCCTCACCTACCGCGGGGTGCAGCTCGCCGTGGCGGTGCTGCTGCTGGGCATCGCGGCGGGCTTGCTGGCGGGGGTGATCTGA
- a CDS encoding YebC/PmpR family DNA-binding transcriptional regulator, which produces MGRIFEKRKHKIFARNAKLSKLFTRIGKEISMAVKAGGPSPEANMRLRMAIQNARGANMPKDNIERAIKKAAGGGEADYVEVTYEGYAPGGVAVFVDASTNNVNRTVGNVRSYFTKCDSNLGTNGSLAHVFDRKGEFVIETAALKGRDADEFEMELIDAGADDVMRDEEGFVVLVPFQGFGAMQQKLDQLGVESKSAELKRYPLTTIPADLTTARNVMRLIDMLEEDDDVNAVFHNMELTEEVEAELAQG; this is translated from the coding sequence ATGGGCCGCATCTTCGAAAAACGCAAGCACAAGATCTTCGCCCGCAACGCGAAGCTCAGCAAGCTCTTCACCCGCATCGGCAAGGAGATCAGCATGGCCGTGAAGGCCGGCGGACCGAGCCCCGAGGCCAACATGCGCCTGCGCATGGCCATCCAGAACGCGCGCGGGGCCAACATGCCCAAGGACAACATCGAGCGCGCCATCAAGAAGGCGGCCGGTGGCGGCGAGGCCGACTACGTGGAGGTCACCTACGAGGGCTACGCGCCCGGTGGCGTGGCCGTGTTCGTGGACGCCAGCACCAACAACGTGAACCGCACGGTGGGCAACGTGCGCAGCTACTTCACCAAGTGCGACAGCAACCTGGGCACCAACGGCTCGCTGGCCCATGTGTTCGACCGCAAGGGGGAGTTCGTCATCGAGACCGCCGCGCTGAAGGGCCGCGATGCCGATGAGTTCGAGATGGAGCTGATCGATGCCGGCGCCGACGATGTGATGCGTGACGAGGAGGGCTTCGTGGTGCTCGTGCCCTTCCAGGGCTTCGGGGCCATGCAGCAGAAGCTGGACCAGCTGGGGGTGGAGAGCAAGAGCGCCGAACTGAAGCGGTATCCCCTGACCACCATCCCGGCCGACCTGACCACGGCGCGCAACGTGATGCGGCTGATCGACATGCTGGAGGAGGACGACGACGTCAACGCCGTCTTCCACAACATGGAGCTCACCGAGGAGGTGGAGGCCGAGCTGGCCCAGGGCTGA
- the lepA gene encoding elongation factor 4: protein MSQVSADNIRNFCIIAHIDHGKSTLADRLLQMTGTIADRDMQAQALDDMDLERERGITIKSKAIQMDYALNGKKYVLNLIDTPGHVDFSYEVSRSIAACEGALLIVDATQGIQAQTISNLYLALEHDLEIIPILNKMDLPSANPEEVKDQIVDLLGCKREEILPASGKTGQGVDKVLEAVVERIPPPKGDPNAPLQALIFDSVFNSFRGIIAYYRVMNGTIRKGDQVKFFNTGVEYGADEVGILKMDISPRPEVKAGDVGYIISGIKTASEVKVGDTITHVDRPCAEAIHGFEDVKPMVWAGIFPVDTDDYEELRDAMEKLKLNDASLTWAPETSAALGFGFRCGFLGLLHMEIIQERLEREFNMTVITTVPNVSYVVTKTNGDVLEVHNPSELPEVMHIETIEEPYIKAQVITKAEYTGAIMTLCIEKRGMLTGQNYLTTDRVELTFEMPLGEVVFDFYDKLKTISRGYASFDYHPIGMKESDLIKLDILLNGERVDALSALIHRDHAQELGRKMCAKLKELLPRQQFEIPIQAAIGAKIIARETVRALRKDVTAKCYGGDISRKRKLLEKQKEGKKRMRQVGTVEVPQEAFLAVLKLD, encoded by the coding sequence ATGTCACAGGTTTCGGCGGATAACATCCGCAACTTCTGCATCATCGCCCACATCGACCACGGCAAAAGCACGCTGGCCGACCGGCTGCTGCAGATGACCGGCACCATCGCCGACCGCGACATGCAGGCCCAGGCGCTGGACGACATGGACCTGGAGCGCGAGCGGGGCATCACCATCAAGAGCAAGGCCATCCAGATGGACTATGCCCTGAACGGCAAGAAGTACGTCCTGAACCTCATCGACACCCCGGGCCACGTCGACTTCAGCTACGAGGTGAGCCGCAGCATCGCCGCCTGCGAGGGCGCCCTGCTGATCGTGGACGCCACCCAGGGCATCCAGGCGCAGACCATCAGCAACCTGTACCTGGCCCTGGAGCACGACCTGGAGATCATCCCCATCCTGAACAAGATGGACCTGCCCAGCGCCAACCCCGAGGAGGTGAAGGACCAGATCGTGGACCTGCTGGGCTGCAAGCGCGAGGAGATCCTGCCGGCGAGCGGCAAGACGGGCCAGGGGGTGGACAAGGTGCTGGAGGCCGTGGTGGAGCGCATCCCGCCGCCGAAGGGCGACCCGAACGCCCCGCTGCAGGCGCTCATCTTCGACAGCGTGTTCAACAGCTTCCGCGGCATCATCGCCTACTACCGCGTGATGAACGGCACCATCCGCAAGGGCGACCAGGTGAAGTTCTTCAACACCGGCGTGGAGTATGGCGCCGACGAGGTGGGCATCCTGAAGATGGACATCAGCCCGCGCCCCGAGGTGAAGGCCGGCGATGTGGGCTACATCATCAGCGGCATCAAGACGGCCAGCGAGGTGAAGGTGGGCGACACCATCACCCACGTGGACCGCCCCTGCGCCGAGGCCATCCATGGCTTCGAGGACGTGAAGCCCATGGTGTGGGCCGGCATCTTCCCGGTGGACACCGACGACTACGAGGAGCTGCGCGACGCCATGGAGAAGCTCAAGCTCAACGACGCCAGCCTCACCTGGGCGCCCGAGACCAGCGCCGCGCTCGGCTTCGGCTTCCGCTGCGGCTTCCTGGGCCTGCTGCACATGGAGATCATCCAGGAGCGGCTGGAGCGCGAGTTCAACATGACCGTGATCACCACCGTGCCCAACGTGAGCTATGTGGTGACCAAGACCAACGGCGACGTGCTGGAGGTGCACAACCCCAGCGAGCTGCCCGAGGTGATGCACATCGAGACCATCGAGGAGCCGTACATCAAGGCGCAGGTGATCACCAAGGCCGAGTACACTGGGGCCATCATGACGCTGTGCATCGAGAAGCGCGGCATGCTCACCGGGCAGAACTACCTCACCACCGACCGCGTGGAGCTCACCTTCGAGATGCCGCTGGGCGAGGTGGTGTTCGACTTCTACGACAAGCTGAAGACCATCAGCCGCGGCTACGCCAGCTTCGACTACCACCCCATCGGCATGAAGGAGAGCGACCTCATCAAGCTCGACATCCTGCTGAACGGCGAGCGCGTGGATGCCCTGAGCGCGTTGATCCACCGCGACCACGCGCAGGAGCTGGGCCGCAAGATGTGCGCGAAGCTCAAGGAGCTGCTGCCGCGCCAGCAGTTCGAGATCCCCATCCAGGCCGCCATCGGCGCCAAGATCATCGCCCGCGAAACGGTGCGTGCCCTGCGCAAGGACGTGACCGCGAAGTGCTACGGCGGTGACATCAGCCGCAAGCGCAAACTGCTGGAGAAGCAGAAGGAAGGGAAGAAACGCATGCGCCAGGTGGGGACCGTGGAAGTGCCCCAGGAGGCCTTCCTCGCGGTGTTGAAGCTGGACTGA
- a CDS encoding RNA polymerase sigma factor: protein MTVADYNTAVDAHSDGIYRFALKHLRDADLAKDVVQESFARLWVKVEEVEAAKAKSYLFTTAHHIMVDEVRKGSRSTRMEDHHEDLQWSSQSQPDLQRVLEAGLAQLPQVQRSVVLLRDLEGYSYEEIAELTGLNLTQVKVYIYRGRTALKDYIGNLELVL from the coding sequence ATGACCGTAGCCGACTACAACACCGCTGTGGACGCCCATTCGGACGGCATCTATCGCTTTGCGCTCAAGCACCTGCGCGATGCGGACCTCGCCAAGGACGTGGTGCAGGAATCGTTCGCGCGGTTGTGGGTGAAGGTGGAGGAGGTGGAGGCCGCCAAGGCCAAGAGCTACCTGTTCACCACGGCACACCACATCATGGTGGACGAGGTGCGCAAGGGAAGCCGCAGCACGCGCATGGAGGATCACCACGAGGACCTGCAATGGAGCAGCCAGTCGCAGCCCGATCTGCAGCGTGTGCTGGAGGCCGGTCTCGCGCAGCTGCCGCAGGTGCAGCGGAGCGTGGTGCTGCTGCGCGACCTGGAGGGCTACAGCTACGAGGAGATCGCGGAGCTCACCGGGCTGAACCTCACGCAGGTGAAGGTGTACATCTACCGCGGACGCACCGCCCTGAAGGACTACATCGGCAACCTCGAGCTTGTACTGTGA